The Vibrio tubiashii ATCC 19109 genome has a segment encoding these proteins:
- a CDS encoding DUF1499 domain-containing protein, whose protein sequence is MKNAALLSITLLGLTACSQGVQEMQDRTASPCGDKPNCVSTQDTRPEHKLAPFELNDGVTLDQIEAVVLKEPRTKTAEKSADYLRVEFTSKIMRFVDDLELRIEGNSLIVRSESRTGHSDFGVNRKRADTLRAALTEAKLVK, encoded by the coding sequence ATGAAGAACGCTGCTCTCCTTTCAATCACCCTATTGGGTTTAACCGCTTGTAGCCAAGGAGTTCAAGAAATGCAAGATCGTACAGCTTCACCTTGCGGTGACAAACCTAACTGCGTTTCAACACAAGACACTCGACCAGAGCATAAACTCGCCCCGTTTGAACTCAATGACGGCGTGACCTTAGATCAGATCGAAGCTGTAGTACTAAAAGAGCCAAGAACCAAAACTGCGGAAAAAAGCGCTGATTATTTACGAGTAGAATTTACCAGTAAGATCATGCGTTTCGTCGATGATTTGGAATTAAGAATAGAAGGGAATAGTCTGATTGTTCGCTCTGAGTCTCGCACCGGTCACTCTGATTTTGGCGTTAACCGCAAACGCGCTGACACACTGAGAGCCGCACTGACTGAGGCTAAGCTGGTTAAGTAG
- the gltB gene encoding glutamate synthase large subunit: MALYDPRLEKDNCGFGLIAHMEGEPSHKLVRTAISALDRMTHRGGIAADGKTGDGCGLLLQKPDSYLRLIAEENGFNLGKQYAVGMIFFNQDPLKTQQAKDIINQELAKETLTVSGWREVPTNSAVLGPIAADSLPNIQQVFISAPAGWRERDIERRLYIARRRIEKQIVDDNEFYICSLSTQVMVYKGLCMPADLPRFYLDLADLRMESAICLFHQRFSTNTQPRWPLAQPFRYLAHNGEINTIQGNRQWARARAYKFASPLLPDLQTAAPFVNETGSDSSSLDNMLDLFLAGGMDIFRAMRMLVPPAWQNHPDMDPDLRAFYDFNSKHMEPWDGPAGIVLSDGRYAACNLDRNGLRPARYVITKDKLITLASEVGIWDYAPDEVAEKGRVGPGELLVVDTRQGKLWQSSEIDNDLKGRHPYKEWMDSNVHKLTPFSQLAEDQVGERSFDDDQLKTYQKQFAMSNEEVDQVLRVLGDMGQEAVGSMGDDTPMAVLSSKERLVTDYFRQKFAQVTNPPIDPLREKHVMSLATSIGQEMNVFCETDGHAHRVTFDSPVLLYSDMKQLLELNDQHYGNSVLDINYDPQEKDLEKAILDLCVQAEQAVKEGSVLVVLSDRALRKGMLPIPAAMAVGAVQSRLIEANLRCDANIIAETGTVRDPHQFAVLLGFGATAVYPYLAYEALGKVIDDGAIDKSYREVMQNYQYGINKGLYKIMSKMGISTVASYRCSQLFEAVGLSQEVVELCFNGVTTRIQGANFEDFEQDLYNLSRKAWAKRKPIEHGGLLKYVHGGEYHAYNPDVVGTLQTAVKSGDSSDYKSFAKQVNDRPVAMLRDLMQLKKSDSPLPLEQIEPSTELFKRFDSAAMSIGALSPEAHEALAAAMNRLGGYSNSGEGGEDPRRFGTERNSRIKQIASGRFGVTPHYLTNADVLQIKVAQGAKPGEGGQLPGHKVTAEIAKLRYSVQGVTLISPPPHHDIYSIEDLAQLIFDLKQVNPSALVSVKLVSEPGVGTIATGVAKAYADLITISGYDGGTAASPLTSVKYAGSPWELGLAETQQALVTNGLRHKIRLQVDGGLKTGLDVVKAAILGAESFGFGTAPMVAMGCKFLRICHLNNCATGVATQDDTLRKEYFKGLPEMVMNYFVGLADEVRELLAELGVEKLTDLIGRTDLLEAVEGMTAKQSKLDLSSILEAPVSPQNHPLYWTEPNAPFDKAELNQKIVEDTLAAVEAKQGADLFYNVINTDRSIGARLSGEIAKRYGNQGMAATPIKLHLDGTAGQSFGVWNAGGVELYLTGDANDYVGKGMAGGKIVIKPHQGTAFRCNEATIIGNTCLYGATGGKLFAAGTAGERFGVRNSGTISVIEGAGDNACEYMTGGIVAILGATGVNFGAGMTGGFAYVLDENDDFQGRVNQESVEAVALSELYIHQEHLRGLIAEHLEETGSAHAENILANFDEWIPKFYLVKPQAADLNTLLGHQSRSAAELRVQVQ, encoded by the coding sequence ATGGCTTTATATGATCCTCGTCTTGAAAAAGACAACTGTGGATTTGGCTTGATTGCACATATGGAAGGTGAGCCAAGCCATAAACTGGTACGCACCGCAATTTCAGCACTTGACCGCATGACCCACCGTGGTGGTATCGCCGCAGACGGTAAAACGGGTGATGGCTGTGGTCTTTTATTACAAAAGCCCGACTCATATCTTCGTCTTATCGCTGAAGAAAATGGTTTCAACCTCGGCAAACAATATGCCGTTGGTATGATTTTTTTTAATCAAGACCCTCTTAAAACTCAACAAGCTAAAGACATTATTAATCAAGAGCTTGCAAAAGAGACATTGACCGTCTCAGGTTGGCGAGAAGTGCCGACCAACTCGGCAGTGTTAGGCCCAATTGCGGCTGATTCACTGCCCAATATTCAGCAAGTTTTTATCTCAGCACCTGCCGGGTGGCGTGAGCGCGACATTGAACGACGCCTGTATATCGCTCGCCGCCGAATTGAAAAACAGATCGTTGACGATAACGAGTTTTATATTTGTAGCTTATCGACTCAAGTCATGGTGTACAAAGGTCTGTGTATGCCCGCAGACTTACCTAGGTTCTACTTAGACCTCGCCGATCTACGAATGGAATCAGCTATCTGCCTGTTCCACCAGCGTTTTTCGACTAACACTCAACCGCGTTGGCCTCTGGCTCAGCCATTCAGGTATCTCGCCCATAATGGTGAGATCAATACGATTCAAGGCAATAGGCAGTGGGCGCGAGCGCGTGCTTATAAATTTGCTTCGCCGCTCCTACCCGACCTGCAAACGGCCGCACCTTTCGTCAATGAAACGGGATCAGATTCATCAAGCTTAGATAATATGCTCGACCTGTTCTTAGCCGGGGGCATGGATATCTTCCGCGCTATGCGTATGCTCGTTCCACCAGCGTGGCAAAACCACCCGGATATGGACCCAGATCTACGCGCCTTCTACGACTTCAACTCGAAACATATGGAACCGTGGGACGGCCCAGCGGGGATCGTACTGTCCGATGGCCGATATGCGGCATGTAACTTAGATAGAAATGGCCTGCGCCCTGCTCGTTATGTGATCACTAAAGACAAGCTGATCACTCTTGCATCAGAAGTTGGTATTTGGGATTACGCACCGGATGAAGTCGCGGAAAAAGGCCGCGTAGGCCCCGGTGAACTGCTCGTAGTGGATACTCGCCAAGGCAAGCTATGGCAATCAAGCGAAATTGATAATGATCTTAAAGGTCGCCATCCATATAAAGAGTGGATGGATAGCAATGTTCATAAACTTACACCATTCTCGCAGTTGGCAGAGGATCAGGTTGGGGAACGTAGCTTTGACGATGACCAACTCAAGACCTACCAAAAACAGTTTGCGATGAGCAACGAGGAAGTCGATCAGGTCCTTCGTGTTCTGGGTGATATGGGACAAGAAGCCGTTGGCTCAATGGGTGATGACACGCCAATGGCAGTGCTCTCTTCCAAAGAACGCCTTGTCACTGACTACTTCCGTCAAAAATTCGCTCAAGTGACCAACCCACCAATCGATCCATTGCGTGAAAAACACGTCATGTCACTTGCAACCAGTATTGGTCAGGAGATGAATGTCTTCTGTGAAACCGATGGTCACGCCCACCGAGTTACCTTTGATTCTCCTGTTCTGCTTTACTCAGATATGAAGCAGTTGCTTGAGCTAAACGATCAACATTATGGCAACTCAGTACTGGATATTAACTACGATCCTCAAGAGAAAGATCTCGAAAAGGCCATCTTAGATCTTTGTGTTCAAGCCGAGCAGGCGGTAAAAGAAGGCTCTGTGCTCGTGGTTCTTTCTGACCGAGCATTACGCAAAGGCATGTTACCTATCCCAGCCGCGATGGCAGTTGGCGCAGTGCAAAGCCGCTTGATAGAAGCTAACTTACGCTGTGACGCTAACATCATTGCCGAAACAGGAACGGTGCGTGATCCGCATCAATTTGCGGTTCTGCTCGGCTTCGGAGCAACCGCGGTTTACCCGTATCTCGCCTATGAAGCCTTAGGCAAAGTGATTGACGATGGTGCGATCGATAAGAGCTATCGCGAAGTGATGCAGAACTACCAGTACGGCATCAACAAAGGCCTGTACAAGATTATGTCTAAGATGGGCATTTCAACGGTCGCTTCATACCGTTGTTCGCAGTTGTTTGAAGCTGTCGGCCTAAGTCAGGAAGTCGTCGAACTGTGCTTTAATGGTGTTACAACCCGAATTCAAGGTGCAAACTTTGAAGACTTTGAGCAAGACCTATATAACCTTTCTCGCAAAGCTTGGGCGAAGCGTAAACCTATCGAACATGGTGGGCTACTCAAATATGTCCATGGTGGTGAGTACCACGCCTACAACCCAGATGTTGTAGGAACATTGCAAACCGCAGTTAAGTCCGGTGACTCTTCCGACTATAAGAGTTTTGCCAAACAGGTCAATGATCGCCCTGTCGCGATGCTGCGTGACCTAATGCAGTTGAAAAAGTCTGATTCCCCGCTACCACTGGAACAGATCGAACCAAGCACTGAACTGTTCAAACGATTTGATTCAGCAGCGATGTCTATCGGCGCTTTAAGCCCTGAGGCTCATGAAGCACTGGCAGCCGCCATGAACCGACTGGGTGGCTACTCAAACTCAGGTGAAGGTGGTGAAGATCCACGCCGTTTTGGTACTGAACGTAACTCTCGTATCAAGCAGATTGCCTCAGGACGTTTTGGTGTAACACCTCACTACTTAACTAATGCTGATGTCTTGCAAATCAAGGTCGCACAAGGGGCGAAGCCCGGTGAAGGCGGTCAATTGCCGGGGCATAAGGTCACGGCTGAAATCGCTAAACTTCGTTATTCAGTGCAAGGGGTAACCCTTATCTCCCCTCCTCCTCATCACGATATCTATTCGATTGAGGATTTGGCTCAGCTTATTTTCGACCTTAAGCAGGTCAATCCGAGTGCACTGGTATCGGTGAAATTGGTTTCAGAACCTGGTGTCGGCACTATCGCAACAGGGGTTGCCAAGGCTTACGCCGATCTGATTACCATTTCTGGCTATGACGGCGGTACGGCAGCAAGCCCACTCACCTCAGTAAAATATGCAGGTAGCCCTTGGGAACTCGGCCTTGCCGAAACTCAACAGGCTCTAGTTACCAATGGTCTTCGCCACAAGATTCGCCTCCAAGTTGATGGTGGCTTGAAAACTGGCTTAGATGTAGTCAAAGCGGCAATTCTTGGTGCAGAAAGCTTCGGTTTTGGTACCGCTCCAATGGTCGCGATGGGTTGTAAGTTCTTACGTATTTGTCACTTAAATAACTGTGCGACAGGCGTTGCTACGCAAGATGACACCTTACGTAAAGAATACTTCAAAGGTCTACCTGAGATGGTGATGAACTACTTTGTCGGTCTTGCTGATGAAGTGCGCGAGCTGTTAGCGGAACTCGGTGTTGAAAAGCTAACTGATCTCATTGGTCGTACCGATCTACTTGAAGCAGTAGAAGGAATGACAGCCAAACAGAGCAAGCTCGATCTATCTAGTATCCTTGAAGCACCAGTGTCACCACAAAACCATCCGCTGTATTGGACCGAGCCAAACGCTCCATTTGATAAAGCAGAACTCAACCAAAAGATCGTCGAAGATACCTTAGCAGCTGTAGAAGCCAAGCAAGGGGCAGACCTCTTCTATAACGTCATTAACACTGACCGTTCAATTGGTGCTCGTCTTTCTGGTGAAATCGCCAAACGCTATGGTAACCAAGGTATGGCTGCCACACCGATTAAACTCCATCTCGATGGTACGGCAGGTCAGTCATTTGGCGTCTGGAATGCGGGCGGTGTTGAACTCTATCTGACGGGTGATGCTAATGACTATGTCGGTAAAGGCATGGCTGGCGGTAAGATTGTTATCAAGCCGCACCAAGGTACCGCCTTTAGATGTAATGAGGCGACCATCATAGGCAACACCTGTTTGTATGGCGCAACAGGCGGCAAGCTATTTGCCGCAGGTACTGCAGGCGAGCGCTTCGGAGTACGTAATTCTGGCACCATCTCTGTGATTGAAGGCGCTGGCGATAATGCTTGTGAATACATGACAGGCGGTATTGTTGCCATTCTTGGGGCGACTGGCGTGAACTTTGGCGCAGGTATGACTGGCGGCTTTGCCTACGTCTTGGATGAAAACGACGACTTCCAAGGTCGCGTGAACCAAGAATCGGTAGAGGCAGTTGCCCTTTCTGAACTCTATATTCATCAGGAACATTTACGTGGCTTAATTGCAGAACACTTAGAAGAGACAGGATCTGCTCACGCAGAAAATATCTTAGCGAACTTTGATGAATGGATTCCAAAGTTCTACTTAGTGAAACCTCAAGCAGCAGACTTAAACACCCTGCTAGGCCATCAAAGCCGCAGTGCCGCAGAACTGCGCGTTCAAGTCCAATAA
- the rbfA gene encoding 30S ribosome-binding factor RbfA produces the protein MSKEFSRTQRVAQQLQKELAMILQREVRDSRLGMVTISDVEVSRDLAYAKVFVTFLCVGEQTPESCLEALREHEVHIRMMLGKRIRLRLTPEVRFHYDNTLVEGMRMSNLVSEVVNEDKRKQHDAGREEDQTGEE, from the coding sequence ATGTCAAAAGAATTTAGCCGCACGCAGCGTGTTGCACAGCAGCTGCAAAAAGAACTCGCAATGATCCTTCAACGCGAAGTTCGTGATTCTCGCCTAGGCATGGTGACGATTTCTGATGTGGAAGTGTCACGTGATTTAGCATACGCGAAAGTTTTCGTTACTTTCCTATGTGTTGGTGAGCAAACGCCAGAGTCTTGCCTAGAAGCACTACGTGAGCATGAAGTCCATATCCGTATGATGCTAGGCAAACGCATTCGCCTACGTCTAACACCTGAAGTACGTTTCCACTACGACAATACACTTGTCGAGGGTATGCGTATGTCAAACCTAGTGTCAGAGGTAGTTAACGAAGATAAGCGTAAACAGCATGACGCTGGCCGTGAAGAAGATCAGACAGGTGAAGAGTAA
- a CDS encoding FAD-dependent oxidoreductase: protein MSQNVYQFIDVQRVDPAKKPIKTRKIEFVEIYEPFTKQQATAQADRCLDCGNPYCEWKCPVHNYIPQWLKLANEGRILEAVELSHQTNSLPEVCGRVCPQDRLCEGSCTLSDDFGAVTIGNIEKYITDKAFEMGWKPDMSKVEWTDKKVAIIGAGPAGLAAADILVRNGVKPVVFDRYPEIGGLLTFGIPSFKLEKGVMENRRRVFSEMGVEFKLNIEVGKDIQMQELVDEYDAVFLGVGTYKNMRAGLDNEDAPGVYDALPFLVSNTYKVMNLEDDQPFIDMAGQKVVVLGGGDTAMDCVRTSIRQGADNVICAYRRDEANMPGSRREVKNAKEEGVNFMFNLQPLGLEIDTSGKVSGVKVVKTALGEPDEAGRRRPEPVEGSEHVLEADAVIMAFGFQPHQMSWLEPYGVELDQWGRIKAPSDQEFMFQTSNKKIFAGGDAVRGSDLVVTAIDEGRKAAEGILDYLEV, encoded by the coding sequence ATGAGTCAGAACGTATACCAATTCATCGACGTACAACGCGTAGATCCTGCAAAAAAGCCAATTAAAACTCGTAAGATTGAGTTCGTCGAAATTTATGAACCCTTTACTAAGCAGCAAGCCACAGCGCAAGCGGATCGCTGCTTAGATTGTGGTAACCCTTACTGTGAATGGAAATGTCCTGTTCACAACTATATCCCTCAATGGCTAAAGCTTGCCAATGAAGGACGCATCTTAGAAGCCGTTGAGCTTTCTCACCAAACTAACAGCTTGCCTGAAGTGTGCGGTCGAGTATGTCCTCAAGATAGGCTGTGTGAAGGTTCTTGTACCTTAAGCGACGACTTTGGTGCCGTGACAATTGGTAATATTGAAAAGTACATTACCGATAAAGCGTTTGAGATGGGCTGGAAACCAGACATGTCTAAAGTAGAGTGGACAGATAAGAAGGTTGCCATTATCGGTGCAGGGCCAGCGGGCCTTGCTGCGGCAGACATCTTAGTTCGTAACGGCGTCAAGCCAGTTGTTTTCGACCGCTACCCTGAAATCGGTGGTCTACTCACTTTCGGTATTCCGTCGTTTAAGTTGGAAAAAGGGGTGATGGAAAATCGCCGTCGAGTCTTTAGCGAAATGGGCGTCGAGTTCAAGCTCAACATTGAGGTGGGGAAAGACATCCAAATGCAGGAGCTTGTCGATGAGTATGATGCGGTCTTCCTTGGCGTAGGCACCTACAAGAATATGCGTGCGGGTCTAGACAACGAGGATGCTCCAGGTGTGTATGATGCTCTACCTTTCTTAGTATCAAATACCTATAAGGTAATGAACTTGGAAGATGACCAGCCATTTATTGATATGGCAGGGCAAAAAGTGGTCGTCCTTGGTGGTGGTGATACCGCAATGGACTGTGTACGTACATCGATTCGTCAAGGTGCTGATAACGTCATTTGTGCTTACCGCCGTGATGAAGCCAACATGCCGGGCTCTCGTCGTGAGGTAAAAAATGCCAAAGAAGAAGGGGTAAACTTTATGTTTAACCTTCAGCCACTAGGACTTGAAATCGACACTTCAGGCAAAGTCAGCGGTGTCAAAGTGGTCAAAACGGCATTGGGTGAACCAGATGAAGCGGGGCGCCGTCGCCCTGAACCTGTAGAAGGCAGTGAACATGTATTGGAAGCCGATGCCGTTATCATGGCGTTTGGTTTCCAACCCCACCAGATGAGTTGGCTTGAACCATATGGCGTAGAACTCGATCAATGGGGACGTATCAAAGCACCATCTGATCAAGAGTTTATGTTCCAGACGAGCAACAAGAAAATCTTTGCCGGAGGAGATGCCGTTCGAGGGTCTGATCTTGTTGTCACTGCGATTGATGAAGGACGTAAAGCTGCTGAAGGCATACTTGATTACCTTGAGGTATAG
- the infB gene encoding translation initiation factor IF-2: protein MTQITVKALSEEIGTPVDRLVEQLADAGMKKASSDQVTDEEKQKLLTHLKKEHGDTSGDAEPTRLTLQRKTRSTLSVNAGGGKSKDVQVEVRKKRTYVKRSIIEDDAKREAEEAAKREAEELAKREAEEQAKREAAEKAKREAEEKAKQEADAKRDAEDKAKRAQADKAKKDMNAKNAEANTQAKKEADELKRRQEEEAQRKAEQEAAKLVEEARKLAEENEARWTEEEKKKKELENSDYHVTTSTYAREAEDAADRKEEGGRRKKKKKASNNDDQNRGGRNQRGGRNRNKGKLAKPTSMQQGFDKTATVAKADVVIGETIVVSELASKMSVKGTEVIKVMMKMGAMATINQVIDQETAQLVAEEMGHKVILRKENELEEAVLSDRDNNAEAVPRAPVVTIMGHVDHGKTSTLDYIRKAHVASGEAGGITQHIGAYHVETDNGMITFLDTPGHAAFTAMRARGAQATDIVVLVVAADDGVMPQTIEAIQHAKAAGVPLIVAVNKIDKEDANPDNVKNELAQYDVIPEEWGGENMFVHISAKQGTNIEGLLETILLQSEVLELTAVEEGMASGVVVESRLDKGRGPVATVLVQSGTLNKGDIVLCGQEYGRVRAMRDENGQEVTTAGPSIPVEILGLSGVPASGDEATVVRDERKAREVANYRQGKFREVKLARQQKAKLENMFSNMAAGEVAELNVVLKADVQGSVEAISDSLLKLSTDEVKVNIVGSGVGGITETDAVLAAASNAIILGFNVRADATARRTVENENLDLRYYSIIYQLIDEVKQAMGGMLAPEFKQEIIGLAEVRDVFKSPKLGAIAGCMVTEGIIKRNNPIRVLRDNVVIYEGELESLRRFKDDVQEVKNGYECGIGVKNYNDVRVGDQIEVFEIVEVKRTLD, encoded by the coding sequence ATGACACAAATTACTGTTAAGGCACTGAGTGAAGAAATTGGTACACCAGTGGACCGCTTGGTTGAACAACTTGCTGACGCTGGTATGAAGAAAGCGAGTAGTGATCAAGTTACTGATGAAGAAAAGCAGAAACTTTTGACTCACCTTAAGAAAGAGCACGGCGACACTTCAGGTGACGCGGAGCCAACTCGCTTAACGCTACAGCGTAAAACTCGCAGCACACTAAGCGTTAACGCTGGTGGTGGCAAGAGTAAGGATGTTCAAGTAGAAGTGCGTAAGAAGCGCACTTATGTGAAGCGCAGCATTATCGAAGACGACGCGAAACGCGAGGCTGAGGAAGCAGCAAAGCGTGAAGCTGAAGAGCTTGCGAAGCGTGAGGCTGAAGAGCAAGCGAAACGTGAAGCTGCAGAGAAAGCAAAACGCGAGGCCGAAGAGAAAGCGAAGCAAGAAGCGGATGCAAAACGCGACGCTGAAGATAAGGCTAAACGCGCCCAAGCTGATAAGGCTAAGAAAGACATGAATGCAAAAAATGCGGAAGCTAATACGCAAGCGAAGAAAGAAGCTGACGAGCTGAAGCGTCGTCAGGAAGAAGAAGCCCAACGTAAAGCGGAACAAGAAGCAGCTAAGCTTGTTGAAGAAGCTCGTAAACTTGCTGAAGAAAATGAAGCTCGTTGGACTGAAGAAGAGAAGAAGAAGAAAGAGCTTGAAAACTCTGACTACCATGTAACTACTTCTACTTACGCTCGTGAAGCTGAAGATGCGGCTGACCGTAAAGAAGAAGGTGGCCGTCGTAAGAAGAAGAAAAAAGCTTCTAACAACGATGACCAAAATCGTGGTGGCCGTAACCAGCGTGGCGGCAGAAACCGCAACAAAGGTAAGCTAGCTAAACCAACTTCAATGCAGCAAGGTTTCGATAAGACAGCAACAGTTGCTAAAGCTGATGTTGTAATCGGCGAAACTATCGTGGTTTCTGAACTGGCAAGCAAAATGTCAGTGAAAGGCACGGAAGTTATCAAAGTAATGATGAAGATGGGCGCAATGGCGACTATCAACCAGGTTATCGACCAAGAAACAGCACAGCTTGTTGCTGAAGAGATGGGTCACAAGGTAATCCTGCGTAAAGAGAACGAGCTAGAAGAAGCGGTACTATCAGATCGTGATAACAACGCTGAAGCAGTTCCTCGTGCTCCTGTTGTTACTATCATGGGTCACGTTGACCACGGTAAAACGTCTACGCTTGACTACATCCGTAAAGCACACGTTGCATCGGGTGAAGCCGGTGGTATTACACAGCACATTGGTGCTTACCACGTTGAAACTGACAACGGCATGATCACTTTCCTTGATACTCCTGGACACGCGGCGTTTACAGCAATGCGTGCTCGTGGTGCTCAAGCGACAGATATCGTTGTTCTAGTAGTAGCAGCAGATGATGGCGTAATGCCACAAACAATCGAAGCGATCCAACACGCGAAAGCAGCTGGCGTTCCTCTGATTGTTGCTGTGAACAAGATCGATAAAGAAGACGCGAACCCAGATAACGTTAAGAATGAGCTAGCTCAGTACGACGTTATTCCTGAGGAGTGGGGCGGTGAGAACATGTTCGTTCACATCTCTGCAAAACAGGGTACAAACATCGAAGGCCTGCTAGAAACTATCCTTCTACAATCTGAAGTTCTTGAACTTACAGCGGTTGAAGAAGGCATGGCGTCTGGTGTGGTTGTTGAATCTCGCCTAGATAAAGGCCGCGGTCCAGTTGCTACTGTACTTGTTCAATCTGGTACGCTAAACAAAGGCGATATCGTTCTTTGTGGTCAAGAGTACGGCCGTGTTCGTGCAATGCGCGATGAGAACGGCCAAGAAGTGACTACTGCTGGTCCTTCTATCCCAGTAGAGATCCTAGGTCTTTCTGGTGTACCTGCTTCAGGTGATGAAGCAACAGTAGTACGTGATGAGCGTAAAGCACGTGAAGTAGCGAACTACCGTCAAGGTAAATTCCGTGAAGTGAAACTGGCTCGTCAGCAGAAAGCGAAACTAGAGAACATGTTCTCTAACATGGCTGCTGGTGAAGTTGCTGAACTAAACGTTGTTCTTAAAGCTGACGTACAGGGCTCTGTGGAAGCAATCTCTGACTCGCTACTTAAACTTTCAACTGATGAAGTGAAAGTGAACATCGTAGGTTCTGGTGTTGGTGGTATTACTGAAACTGATGCCGTACTAGCAGCAGCTTCTAACGCTATCATCCTAGGCTTCAACGTACGTGCTGATGCAACTGCTCGTCGTACTGTTGAAAACGAAAACCTAGACCTTCGTTACTACTCAATCATTTACCAATTGATTGATGAAGTGAAACAAGCAATGGGCGGTATGCTTGCTCCAGAATTCAAGCAAGAGATCATTGGTCTTGCTGAAGTTCGTGACGTATTTAAGTCACCGAAACTGGGCGCAATCGCAGGTTGTATGGTTACTGAAGGTATCATCAAGCGTAACAACCCAATCCGTGTACTACGTGATAACGTTGTTATCTACGAAGGTGAACTAGAGTCACTACGTCGCTTTAAAGATGACGTACAAGAAGTTAAGAACGGCTACGAATGTGGTATCGGCGTTAAGAACTACAATGATGTTCGCGTTGGTGACCAAATCGAAGTCTTTGAAATCGTTGAAGTTAAACGTACTCTAGACTAA
- the truB gene encoding tRNA pseudouridine(55) synthase TruB, protein MARRRKGRPINGVVLLDKPTGISSNDALQKVKRIYFAEKAGHTGALDPLATGMLPICLGEATKFSQFLLDSDKRYRVIAKLGERTDTSDSDGEVVETRPVDVSLDKLEACIDKFRGESDQVPSMFSALKYQGKPLYEYARKGIEVPRESRKITVYEIVLHRFEGDEVEMEVHCSKGTYIRTIVDDLGEMLGCGAHVTMLRRTGVAKYPYEKMVTLEQLNELLEQAHRDEIAPKELLDPLLLPMDTAVEDLPEVNLNAELTNLVQHGMPVQVFGAPEGTPLRMTSGEEKLFIGVAEVNDDGKVAPKRLVVFREEAE, encoded by the coding sequence ATGGCTCGTCGTCGTAAAGGTCGTCCAATTAATGGTGTTGTCCTTTTAGACAAGCCAACAGGCATTTCATCTAATGATGCACTGCAGAAAGTAAAACGCATTTACTTTGCAGAGAAAGCAGGTCATACCGGTGCTCTGGATCCCCTAGCGACAGGTATGCTGCCAATCTGTCTTGGTGAAGCCACCAAGTTTTCTCAGTTCTTGTTGGATTCTGATAAACGCTACCGAGTGATCGCCAAGTTAGGTGAACGCACGGATACTTCGGATTCTGATGGTGAAGTGGTTGAGACTCGCCCGGTAGACGTTTCTCTCGACAAGCTTGAAGCCTGCATTGATAAGTTCCGTGGTGAATCTGATCAAGTGCCTTCGATGTTTTCGGCATTGAAATACCAAGGTAAGCCTTTGTATGAGTATGCACGAAAAGGTATTGAAGTGCCGCGTGAATCACGCAAAATTACGGTTTATGAAATCGTCCTGCATCGCTTTGAAGGTGATGAAGTCGAGATGGAAGTCCATTGTTCTAAAGGCACTTACATCCGCACTATCGTTGATGATCTTGGTGAGATGCTAGGCTGTGGTGCTCATGTTACTATGCTTCGTCGTACTGGGGTTGCTAAATATCCATACGAGAAAATGGTGACTCTAGAGCAACTTAACGAGCTGTTAGAGCAAGCACATCGTGATGAAATCGCACCAAAAGAGCTACTTGATCCGCTGTTGTTACCAATGGATACCGCGGTAGAAGATTTACCAGAAGTAAATCTTAATGCTGAACTGACCAACTTGGTTCAACACGGCATGCCAGTACAAGTGTTTGGTGCACCAGAAGGCACACCGCTGCGTATGACTTCCGGTGAAGAGAAGCTGTTCATTGGTGTTGCTGAAGTGAATGATGATGGCAAGGTGGCACCAAAGCGCCTAGTTGTCTTCCGCGAAGAAGCTGAGTAA